A window of Roseovarius sp. THAF27 contains these coding sequences:
- a CDS encoding carbon-nitrogen hydrolase family protein — MKIATAAYPLDEFDSWDAYAEKIEAWVAEAAGQGADLLVFPEYAAMELAPLARRAVSAELESSLRAVSERMPEADALHETLAGQYGVHILGGSAPVFDDALGPRPVNRAAFFAPGGGKGVVDKQIMTRWEREPMACVGGGPLKVFDTALGRVGVLICYDSEFPLLGRAMQDVDILLVPSCTETLAGYWRVRIGSMARALEQQCVSAMSSLVGEAAWSEVCDVTTGAGGVFGPPDIGFPPTGVLAEGVLDAPGWTFAEVDLEKIAQVRADGGVLNRTHWAEQAGRDGTPKVEQLQ, encoded by the coding sequence ATGAAGATTGCGACTGCGGCCTACCCGCTGGACGAGTTCGACAGCTGGGACGCCTATGCCGAGAAGATCGAGGCCTGGGTGGCAGAGGCGGCCGGGCAGGGGGCAGACCTGCTGGTCTTTCCCGAGTATGCGGCGATGGAACTGGCGCCCCTGGCGAGGCGGGCGGTATCGGCGGAGCTGGAGTCGTCCTTGCGGGCGGTGTCGGAGCGGATGCCCGAGGCGGACGCGCTGCATGAGACACTGGCCGGGCAGTATGGCGTGCATATTCTTGGCGGCTCCGCCCCGGTCTTTGACGACGCGCTGGGTCCGCGCCCGGTGAACCGGGCAGCGTTCTTTGCCCCCGGCGGGGGCAAGGGCGTGGTGGACAAGCAGATCATGACCCGCTGGGAGCGGGAGCCTATGGCGTGCGTGGGCGGCGGGCCGCTGAAGGTGTTCGATACCGCGCTGGGGCGGGTTGGCGTACTGATCTGTTATGACAGTGAATTTCCGCTTCTGGGACGCGCGATGCAGGATGTGGACATCCTGCTGGTGCCGTCCTGCACCGAGACGCTGGCCGGGTACTGGCGGGTGCGGATTGGGTCCATGGCCCGCGCGCTGGAGCAGCAATGCGTCAGTGCCATGTCGTCGCTGGTGGGCGAGGCCGCATGGTCGGAGGTCTGCGACGTGACGACGGGTGCGGGCGGCGTGTTCGGACCGCCCGACATCGGCTTTCCGCCGACGGGCGTGCTGGCCGAGGGGGTGTTGGACGCGCCGGGATGGACGTTTGCCGAGGTCGACCTGGAGAAAATCGCGCAGGTGCGGGCGGATGGCGGGGTGCTGAACCGAACCCACTGGGCCGAGCAGGCGGGACGCGACGGCACCCCCAAAGTTGAACAGCTGCAATGA
- a CDS encoding family 16 glycosylhydrolase: MLRELGRLQTFDGAPLTSIATRLASVDARDGRAVAATADVDPNYRLGDQFHVQPDTRLEACFSADEPVRMTRQEVAVARSHIEAWKVIATGQHDYVLVLEDDVWFTPRAAETIERGWRAALERCREEGGPRLLYLSYEDAGDTAERADPCDALFRPVRGLWFLSGYVLSREGAAALLRAMPVTGPVDMWMNYRFQELGALALSSPAILQRRDCASDNCYSVLPYLARAGIVDAGAGPMPPERTSAGPVLAWTAGGDREGLAMALSMLGLRVRVFDGDEKSLSSDELADLTLQFDALVDVPLMSTAFAATIGRPNVKFIMEAGTAHRDGLDTGSLPVSKFVVLDGCGPEGKTWKPLCTLLDLPIPPEVFPEGAARSARLFRDDRKGGDWSDDEPSPVKRTHLDGSPWVLPLDSGWQPRIPVERSLNFTGDLLIRASMKTATTSFTGLVETFPGNLASFAKEGITSNEEGTHLLIEKDKKGEKSYRSGAFASARSFEYGRFEAEIRAARGAGLVTGFFLHRSAPRQEIDVEFPGNDPGVMIVNVYFNPGDEGMAMAYGYRGAPCRIDLGFDATAEFHHYVIDWRPGMIAWSVDGKVLHERVSWDPTPIPHLPMRLHANLWASSSTDLAGRVNERSLPARAVFRNVSVWE, from the coding sequence ATGCTCCGCGAACTCGGTCGCCTCCAAACCTTTGACGGAGCCCCTCTCACTTCCATTGCGACACGGCTCGCGTCGGTGGATGCCCGCGACGGTCGCGCCGTTGCCGCCACGGCTGATGTCGACCCGAATTACCGTCTGGGTGACCAGTTCCACGTCCAACCGGATACGCGACTGGAAGCTTGCTTCAGCGCGGACGAGCCTGTCCGCATGACGCGCCAGGAGGTCGCGGTCGCAAGGTCGCATATCGAAGCGTGGAAGGTCATCGCGACGGGCCAGCACGATTACGTCTTGGTTCTCGAGGACGATGTCTGGTTCACGCCACGCGCAGCCGAGACCATCGAGCGCGGCTGGCGCGCGGCCCTCGAACGGTGCCGCGAAGAAGGTGGACCGCGCTTACTCTATCTCTCATACGAGGATGCCGGAGACACAGCCGAGCGCGCTGACCCGTGTGACGCACTCTTCCGGCCCGTTCGCGGGCTCTGGTTTCTCTCTGGCTACGTGCTGTCTCGCGAAGGCGCCGCGGCGCTGCTTCGCGCAATGCCGGTCACTGGCCCCGTCGACATGTGGATGAACTATAGGTTTCAAGAGCTGGGCGCGCTTGCTCTCTCATCGCCTGCGATACTCCAGAGACGGGATTGCGCCTCAGACAACTGCTATTCCGTTCTGCCCTACCTTGCCCGCGCCGGGATCGTCGATGCCGGCGCGGGTCCGATGCCGCCCGAGCGGACTTCTGCGGGGCCGGTGCTGGCTTGGACCGCCGGTGGCGACCGGGAAGGATTGGCGATGGCGCTTTCGATGCTTGGCCTAAGAGTCCGCGTCTTTGACGGCGACGAAAAGAGCCTTTCGTCGGATGAACTCGCCGATCTCACTCTGCAATTCGACGCCCTGGTTGACGTGCCACTTATGTCGACCGCATTTGCGGCAACGATAGGCAGGCCCAACGTGAAGTTCATTATGGAGGCAGGCACAGCCCACCGAGACGGATTGGACACCGGTAGCCTACCCGTATCGAAATTTGTAGTTCTTGACGGTTGCGGGCCCGAGGGTAAGACATGGAAACCGCTCTGTACCCTGCTCGATCTGCCAATTCCGCCAGAGGTCTTCCCAGAAGGAGCCGCGCGGAGCGCCAGGCTATTTCGCGACGATCGCAAAGGCGGCGATTGGTCAGATGACGAGCCAAGCCCGGTGAAGCGAACCCACCTCGACGGCTCTCCGTGGGTGCTTCCACTGGATAGCGGCTGGCAACCGCGGATTCCTGTTGAACGCTCCCTGAATTTCACAGGCGACCTTCTCATTCGCGCATCAATGAAGACAGCGACGACCTCGTTCACCGGCTTGGTGGAAACCTTTCCTGGCAACCTGGCCTCCTTCGCAAAGGAAGGGATCACCTCCAACGAAGAAGGAACACACCTGTTGATCGAGAAGGACAAGAAAGGAGAAAAGTCATACCGCTCTGGAGCATTCGCGTCCGCACGCTCATTCGAATATGGACGATTCGAGGCAGAAATCAGAGCTGCTCGCGGAGCCGGCCTCGTGACCGGATTTTTCTTGCATCGAAGTGCGCCGCGGCAGGAGATCGACGTCGAATTTCCAGGAAACGACCCAGGTGTCATGATCGTCAACGTCTACTTCAACCCCGGTGACGAAGGGATGGCGATGGCCTACGGCTACCGTGGTGCACCTTGCCGGATAGATCTCGGCTTTGACGCCACCGCGGAGTTCCACCACTATGTTATCGACTGGCGTCCGGGCATGATAGCATGGTCGGTCGACGGCAAGGTTCTTCATGAGCGTGTCAGCTGGGATCCTACTCCGATCCCCCATCTACCAATGCGCCTCCATGCAAATCTCTGGGCTTCCAGCTCAACAGACCTCGCGGGGCGGGTCAACGAAAGATCGCTTCCTGCGCGGGCGGTTTTCAGAAACGTCTCAGTTTGGGAATAG
- a CDS encoding ribonuclease E/G — protein MKGRVVALGQLGDFEAAALMEDGVLSDLLVDTDLPRPGTIYRAVIERPVKGQGGLFVKTPDGNGFLRQVKGMSAGGTVLVQVTGYAEPGKAIPVTAKVLFKSRYAIVTPGAPGINVSRAIHDDDLQDRLMLIGKDGMAGDDNGLILRSACAGADEEAVAEDVARMAELARAVMADASGKPEKLVEGPGPHELAWRDWPEPEIWDEDAQAFEHHGVLDAVEALASPREDLPGGASIYVEPTRALVAVDVNAGGDTSPAAAVKANMAAARILPRALRLRGLGGQVVLDLAPMPKKDRKTFEAALRASFRRDTVETALVGWTPLGHYELQRKRDRLPLPKGVI, from the coding sequence ATGAAGGGACGCGTGGTGGCGCTGGGCCAGCTGGGCGATTTCGAAGCGGCGGCGCTGATGGAAGATGGCGTGCTGTCCGACCTGCTGGTGGACACTGACCTGCCGCGCCCGGGCACGATCTATCGCGCCGTGATCGAGCGGCCGGTGAAAGGTCAGGGTGGCCTGTTCGTGAAGACGCCTGACGGCAATGGGTTCCTGCGTCAGGTCAAGGGAATGAGCGCCGGTGGCACCGTTCTGGTTCAGGTGACGGGCTATGCCGAGCCGGGCAAGGCAATCCCGGTGACGGCCAAGGTTCTGTTCAAGAGCCGCTATGCGATCGTCACGCCCGGCGCGCCGGGGATCAACGTGTCGCGGGCAATTCACGATGACGACTTGCAGGACCGATTGATGCTGATCGGCAAGGATGGGATGGCGGGGGACGACAATGGCCTGATCCTGCGCTCGGCCTGCGCGGGCGCGGACGAAGAGGCCGTGGCCGAGGACGTGGCCCGCATGGCCGAGCTGGCCCGCGCGGTCATGGCCGATGCGAGCGGCAAGCCCGAAAAGCTGGTCGAGGGGCCGGGGCCGCACGAACTCGCGTGGCGCGACTGGCCGGAGCCCGAGATCTGGGACGAGGACGCGCAGGCGTTCGAGCACCACGGCGTGCTGGATGCGGTCGAAGCGCTGGCCAGTCCCCGCGAGGATCTGCCGGGCGGGGCGAGCATCTATGTCGAGCCGACGCGGGCGCTGGTGGCGGTGGATGTGAACGCGGGCGGCGACACCTCTCCGGCGGCTGCGGTGAAGGCCAACATGGCCGCCGCGCGCATCTTGCCGCGGGCCTTGCGGCTGCGGGGGCTGGGCGGGCAGGTGGTGCTGGACCTCGCACCCATGCCCAAGAAGGACCGCAAGACCTTCGAGGCCGCGCTGCGCGCCTCGTTTCGCCGCGACACGGTAGAGACGGCCCTTGTCGGCTGGACCCCGCTTGGGCACTATGAGTTGCAGAGAAAGCGAGACAGGCTGCCGCTGCCCAAAGGTGTGATATGA
- a CDS encoding DNA gyrase inhibitor YacG, with amino-acid sequence MSCPICGEDTVKKYRPFCSERCANRDLGAWLRGDYAIPSSRLDDAEEVAEALEAAQNAAPGKPH; translated from the coding sequence ATGAGTTGCCCGATTTGCGGCGAAGACACGGTGAAGAAATACCGTCCCTTCTGTTCCGAACGCTGTGCCAACCGCGACCTTGGCGCGTGGCTGCGCGGGGATTATGCCATTCCATCCAGCCGGTTGGACGATGCCGAGGAGGTCGCCGAGGCACTGGAAGCGGCGCAGAACGCGGCCCCGGGAAAACCCCACTGA
- a CDS encoding glycosyltransferase family 32 protein: protein MRTYPPGFEEDDTLRSEFIRDLTLHVLQSPDTHDAGEPPFSREVPRTLIQYWHDPSDLPSDVRDCIASWDSLADEGFQMRMFGDTSAAAYIAERFGTRERSAFECCRHPAMRSDYLRMCVVLWEGGLYVDTDDVLVGDGWTELFGDGRLKVQPLCYDIPKAGMVPTAEIWRADLPTAERIFYVNNNPIAAPAGHPVIRSALARATDRLLGDEPYPAIQATTGPGNLTAALAAHAHDLIAAGSPLDFEILRDWEAIAETRWHLSYRNDARNWRYMEAN from the coding sequence ATGCGCACTTATCCGCCAGGATTTGAAGAGGACGATACACTTCGTTCTGAATTTATCCGAGACCTTACCCTGCATGTTCTACAGAGCCCCGACACTCACGATGCCGGAGAGCCGCCATTCTCGAGAGAGGTGCCTCGGACACTGATTCAATACTGGCACGACCCGAGCGACCTGCCGAGCGATGTTCGCGACTGCATCGCGAGTTGGGACAGTCTCGCCGATGAAGGTTTCCAGATGCGTATGTTCGGCGATACGAGCGCCGCAGCCTACATCGCCGAACGGTTCGGTACTCGTGAGCGGTCGGCATTCGAGTGCTGCCGACACCCCGCTATGCGCAGCGATTATCTGCGAATGTGTGTCGTCCTCTGGGAGGGCGGACTCTACGTGGATACAGACGATGTGTTGGTCGGTGACGGGTGGACGGAGTTGTTCGGCGATGGTCGATTGAAAGTTCAGCCGCTGTGTTACGATATTCCGAAAGCCGGGATGGTGCCGACCGCCGAGATCTGGCGCGCGGATCTCCCCACCGCCGAACGCATTTTCTATGTCAATAACAATCCAATTGCGGCGCCCGCGGGTCATCCAGTCATTCGAAGCGCACTTGCCCGTGCAACTGATCGGCTACTCGGGGACGAGCCATACCCCGCGATCCAAGCGACGACAGGTCCCGGAAACCTAACGGCCGCGTTGGCTGCCCATGCGCACGACCTAATCGCCGCCGGATCACCTCTCGACTTCGAGATTCTCCGCGACTGGGAGGCCATCGCAGAGACCCGCTGGCACCTTTCTTATCGTAACGATGCGCGCAATTGGCGCTACATGGAAGCTAACTGA
- a CDS encoding ATP-binding protein — translation MPDARYRVQVERDHLNKLASAKPIQALSELVWNAVDADATRVDVEIDADDMAMRAVTVRDNGHGFPHGDVEALFGKLGGSWKRHGSRSKSKGRLLHGKEGKGRLKALALGRSAVWSVRYRQDDKLMSYTISLLRDDLVDVRVTEPIEAESVLGTGVEVTITELDRTYRSLQPGRSVQALSEVFALYLTDYSDVSVFVEDERLDPSALIAERKAIDLAPIVVDDRKHPVVVDLIEWKAASERWFFLCGPEGFPFQRTAPRIHTPGYQFSAYLRSSYVDVLQQRGALDLADMDPPLRKACDAAAELIKAHFKEKEVEAAKSEIEQWKEEEIYPYRTEPQTSVAKAERQVFDIVALNVNKHLPDFRSQSAKSRAFQMRMLRQAIERGPDELQHILTEVLDLPERTQREMSKLLEEADLANVISASRLVADRLKFVHGLEALLFDPDTKKHLKERSQLHRMIAENNTWLFGEEFSLTVDDKSLTEVLRKHQKEIGSDTVIDKPVRRIDEKVGIIDLMLSRAVPQSRANEREHLVVELKRPSVKVGADEITQAKKYAFSIAEDERFRHVKTRWSFWVISNDLDGFARHETRQKDAPPGRVFLSEDSNVEVWVKSWAEVLTGCKSRLQFVQDHLQANVDQDSALQYLKKTYNRYLVGVLSENDTDEAEAADEASPAK, via the coding sequence ATGCCTGACGCACGCTACAGGGTTCAGGTCGAGCGCGACCACCTCAACAAACTGGCCAGCGCCAAGCCCATACAAGCGTTGTCAGAGCTCGTTTGGAATGCCGTCGATGCGGACGCCACTCGTGTTGATGTCGAGATCGATGCCGACGACATGGCTATGCGCGCTGTAACCGTCCGCGACAATGGTCACGGCTTTCCCCACGGCGACGTTGAAGCGCTTTTCGGAAAACTTGGTGGGTCGTGGAAACGTCACGGAAGCCGTTCCAAGTCCAAGGGCCGCCTACTTCATGGTAAAGAGGGAAAGGGGCGGTTGAAAGCTTTGGCGCTCGGTCGCTCTGCCGTCTGGTCTGTGCGTTATCGCCAAGACGATAAGTTGATGAGCTACACGATCTCGCTGCTGCGGGACGACTTGGTCGACGTGAGGGTCACAGAGCCCATTGAGGCCGAGTCAGTGCTCGGAACAGGCGTCGAAGTGACGATCACCGAGCTCGACCGCACTTATCGTTCGCTACAGCCAGGTCGGTCCGTTCAAGCGCTTTCAGAGGTCTTCGCGCTCTACCTGACGGACTACAGTGATGTGAGTGTTTTCGTTGAGGATGAACGGCTCGATCCCTCTGCGCTCATCGCCGAACGCAAGGCTATCGATCTCGCCCCCATTGTCGTTGATGACCGAAAGCACCCGGTCGTGGTCGATCTGATTGAGTGGAAGGCTGCCTCTGAACGGTGGTTCTTCCTCTGTGGGCCGGAGGGGTTTCCATTCCAACGAACGGCTCCGCGTATCCACACACCCGGCTACCAGTTCTCGGCTTATCTGCGGTCTTCCTATGTGGATGTCCTCCAGCAACGCGGGGCGCTGGACCTTGCCGACATGGATCCGCCCCTCCGGAAGGCCTGCGACGCCGCAGCCGAACTCATCAAGGCCCACTTCAAAGAAAAAGAAGTGGAGGCCGCTAAGTCCGAGATCGAGCAGTGGAAGGAAGAAGAGATTTATCCCTATCGGACAGAGCCTCAGACCTCTGTAGCCAAAGCGGAGCGGCAGGTCTTCGACATCGTAGCTTTGAACGTAAACAAGCATCTGCCTGACTTCCGAAGTCAAAGCGCCAAGAGCCGCGCATTCCAAATGAGAATGTTACGGCAGGCGATCGAGCGTGGCCCGGACGAGCTTCAGCACATTCTTACCGAAGTCCTCGACCTGCCCGAACGCACGCAGCGCGAGATGTCGAAGCTTCTCGAAGAGGCCGACTTGGCGAACGTGATCAGCGCCTCGCGGCTGGTGGCGGATCGGCTAAAGTTCGTCCACGGCCTCGAAGCGCTACTTTTTGACCCAGACACCAAGAAGCACCTGAAAGAGCGCAGCCAGCTCCATCGGATGATCGCCGAGAACAACACGTGGCTCTTCGGTGAAGAGTTCAGCCTTACTGTGGACGACAAGTCGCTCACCGAAGTTCTACGCAAGCACCAAAAGGAAATCGGCTCCGACACTGTCATCGACAAGCCGGTCAGGAGGATCGACGAAAAGGTCGGCATCATCGATCTCATGCTATCGCGAGCCGTACCGCAAAGTCGAGCGAATGAGCGCGAGCACTTGGTAGTCGAGCTGAAACGGCCATCCGTGAAGGTTGGCGCCGACGAGATTACCCAGGCGAAGAAGTATGCTTTTTCGATCGCCGAGGATGAGCGGTTTCGGCATGTGAAGACTCGATGGAGCTTCTGGGTTATTTCGAACGACCTCGACGGGTTCGCGCGCCACGAGACTCGTCAGAAGGATGCGCCGCCCGGTCGGGTCTTCCTATCAGAAGATTCGAACGTCGAGGTCTGGGTTAAGAGTTGGGCCGAGGTTCTCACCGGCTGCAAGTCTCGGCTCCAGTTTGTGCAGGATCACCTCCAGGCCAACGTCGATCAGGACTCGGCGCTCCAGTATCTCAAGAAAACGTACAACAGATATTTGGTCGGAGTTCTAAGCGAGAATGACACCGATGAAGCGGAGGCAGCCGACGAGGCGTCTCCAGCCAAATAA
- a CDS encoding carbamoyltransferase C-terminal domain-containing protein, with protein sequence MKILSYNPGHDGAIAYLSDGRLETSIETEKDSKYRYSPLSGPDVFNAIGELEGIPDVICKGGWWPSDHHEFMHGSPSNAGYRGITQDAILVAEQRFLKKNIRYFSSSHERSHILCAYGMSPLPTGAPCYALVWEGAIGAFYEIDADLNITHLADVMNQPGNRYGQIYGFADPNFPKDGRLPGFSDAGKLMALASFSTRSVPTAEERKLLEFLLDGPFRELSSNEDVTGAVHYNAGLDDPEFRNFAGIYSDAIFETFYRFARENLKPNLPLLIAGGCGLNCDWNTKWKETGFFSDVFVPPVANDSGSAIGTAIDAQFYFTGNPKIEWDVYSGLSFQSEGDIDYGRYDIRSIGHDEIAELLTNDLVLGWVSGRYEIGPRALGNRSIIAAPFHDGTRERLNTIKQREQFRPIAPVCLSEDADRCFGCQNESPYMLYTYKVTTDALAAVTHVNHTARLQTVTPASNKNLHSLLVAFKARTGYGVLCNTSLNFSGKGFINNIRDLDAYTVQHGLDGFVVDGRAHLLKSSQRYQDYLAKFTHQAASGAKAG encoded by the coding sequence TTGAAAATCCTATCCTACAATCCGGGCCATGATGGCGCGATCGCCTATCTCTCGGACGGCCGGTTGGAGACATCAATCGAGACGGAGAAAGACTCCAAATACCGATACTCGCCATTGTCTGGGCCTGACGTTTTCAATGCGATCGGTGAATTGGAAGGAATCCCGGATGTAATATGCAAGGGAGGCTGGTGGCCAAGCGATCATCACGAATTCATGCACGGATCACCGAGCAACGCTGGCTACCGGGGTATTACGCAAGATGCCATTCTCGTTGCTGAGCAGCGTTTTCTGAAGAAGAATATCCGATACTTTTCGTCTTCTCACGAACGGTCTCATATCCTGTGCGCATATGGTATGTCGCCGCTCCCAACCGGCGCGCCATGCTATGCGCTTGTTTGGGAGGGTGCGATCGGAGCTTTCTACGAAATCGATGCCGACCTCAACATCACTCATCTCGCGGACGTCATGAACCAACCGGGCAACCGCTATGGCCAGATTTATGGCTTTGCCGACCCAAATTTCCCTAAAGACGGTCGCCTTCCTGGCTTTTCAGACGCGGGGAAGCTGATGGCTCTCGCATCGTTTTCTACTCGCAGTGTCCCGACGGCCGAGGAGCGCAAGTTACTTGAATTCCTCCTCGATGGCCCGTTCAGGGAGTTAAGTTCTAACGAGGATGTCACAGGCGCAGTACACTATAACGCCGGGCTCGACGATCCGGAGTTTCGCAACTTCGCCGGCATCTACAGTGACGCGATCTTCGAAACCTTCTATCGCTTTGCGAGGGAAAATCTGAAGCCTAACTTACCCCTCTTGATCGCCGGTGGCTGTGGCTTGAACTGCGACTGGAACACCAAGTGGAAGGAGACCGGCTTCTTCTCCGATGTTTTCGTGCCACCTGTTGCAAACGATTCCGGTTCCGCCATCGGCACTGCAATTGATGCTCAGTTCTACTTCACCGGAAATCCGAAGATCGAGTGGGACGTTTACTCTGGGCTTTCATTTCAGTCCGAGGGCGATATCGATTACGGACGATACGATATCCGCTCGATAGGCCATGACGAAATAGCGGAACTGCTGACCAACGACCTCGTGCTTGGATGGGTGAGCGGTCGTTATGAAATTGGTCCGCGCGCACTCGGCAACAGGTCGATCATTGCCGCTCCGTTTCACGACGGCACCAGGGAGCGCCTGAATACCATAAAGCAACGCGAGCAGTTCCGTCCAATTGCGCCTGTCTGTCTAAGCGAGGACGCTGATCGGTGCTTCGGCTGCCAGAATGAGAGCCCCTACATGCTCTACACATACAAGGTCACTACGGACGCGCTGGCTGCGGTTACCCACGTGAACCACACCGCTCGACTTCAGACGGTCACGCCCGCCTCAAATAAGAACCTTCATAGTCTGCTCGTCGCCTTCAAGGCTCGCACAGGCTATGGAGTATTGTGCAATACCTCACTGAACTTCAGTGGGAAGGGCTTCATCAACAATATTCGGGACCTCGACGCCTACACCGTCCAGCATGGTCTTGACGGATTTGTGGTCGACGGGCGGGCACATCTCTTGAAAAGCTCGCAGCGCTATCAGGACTATCTCGCGAAGTTTACCCATCAGGCCGCAAGCGGGGCCAAAGCAGGGTGA
- a CDS encoding RES domain-containing protein translates to MRRKVRILVERLTRGDLRRLVYRAHDPKWAFDPASGAGAAIYGGRYNPPSRLAL, encoded by the coding sequence ATGCGTCGGAAAGTCAGAATTCTCGTGGAAAGGCTTACAAGGGGAGATTTGAGACGCTTGGTCTATCGCGCCCATGATCCGAAATGGGCGTTTGACCCGGCCTCTGGTGCCGGCGCAGCAATCTATGGCGGGCGATACAACCCGCCCAGCCGTCTCGCCCTCTAA
- a CDS encoding nucleoside triphosphate pyrophosphatase: MTTAQSPKLILGSGSPRRRDLLAQIGVVADDVRPPDIDETPEKAELPRPYCVRMAREKALAVEAGGDDIVLSADTTVALGRRILGKPADAGEAEDFLRKMSGRRHKVITAVAVRRGDRLWERDVVSAVKMKRLDDDEIAFYLGSGDWQGKAGGYGIQGPAGAFIPWIQGSFTAIVGLPLKETAGLLLAAGYPLWKEKT, from the coding sequence ATGACGACAGCGCAGAGCCCCAAGTTGATCCTGGGCTCCGGCAGCCCGCGACGCCGGGATCTGCTTGCGCAGATCGGCGTCGTGGCCGATGACGTGCGCCCGCCGGATATCGACGAGACCCCCGAAAAGGCCGAGCTGCCGCGCCCCTATTGCGTGCGCATGGCGCGGGAAAAGGCGCTGGCCGTCGAGGCCGGGGGGGACGATATCGTGCTCTCTGCCGATACGACCGTGGCGCTGGGCCGGCGCATCCTGGGCAAGCCCGCCGATGCGGGCGAGGCCGAGGATTTCCTGCGCAAGATGTCGGGGCGGCGGCACAAGGTGATCACCGCTGTGGCTGTGCGCCGCGGTGACCGCCTTTGGGAGCGCGACGTGGTCAGTGCCGTGAAGATGAAGCGGCTGGATGATGACGAGATCGCGTTCTACCTGGGATCCGGCGATTGGCAGGGCAAGGCCGGGGGATACGGCATCCAGGGGCCGGCGGGCGCGTTTATTCCGTGGATTCAAGGCTCGTTCACGGCCATCGTGGGCTTGCCGCTGAAGGAAACCGCGGGGCTGCTTCTGGCCGCGGGATATCCGCTCTGGAAGGAAAAGACATGA
- a CDS encoding ParD-like family protein yields MKFADDAFIDDARVVSGFQNRSLAGQIMHWARIGRAIERSGSFDYAKISRVFTGELETGALTAEEKAVCSDVFLDKMSNPSPDEVSFFADLHKSGKAVGLDASGKIVRAGVQADE; encoded by the coding sequence GTGAAATTCGCCGATGATGCATTTATTGATGATGCGCGCGTCGTTTCCGGGTTTCAGAACCGTTCGCTTGCAGGTCAGATTATGCACTGGGCGCGGATCGGTCGCGCAATCGAGCGATCTGGCAGTTTCGATTATGCCAAAATCTCGCGGGTGTTCACTGGAGAGCTTGAAACAGGGGCACTGACTGCCGAGGAAAAGGCCGTATGTTCAGACGTGTTCCTGGACAAGATGTCGAACCCCAGCCCGGACGAGGTGTCTTTCTTCGCTGATCTTCACAAGAGCGGCAAAGCTGTGGGTCTTGATGCTTCCGGGAAAATCGTCCGCGCGGGCGTACAGGCCGACGAATGA
- the infA gene encoding translation initiation factor IF-1 yields the protein MAKEDTLEFPGVVKELLPNATFRVELENGHEIIAHTAGKMRKNRIRVLAGDKVQVEMTPYDLTKGRINYRFK from the coding sequence ATGGCCAAGGAAGATACGCTCGAATTTCCAGGTGTCGTGAAGGAACTCCTGCCGAATGCGACATTTCGGGTCGAGCTAGAGAACGGCCATGAGATCATCGCCCACACGGCAGGCAAGATGCGCAAGAACCGCATCCGTGTTCTGGCAGGCGACAAGGTTCAGGTGGAAATGACACCTTACGATCTGACCAAGGGTCGGATTAACTATCGATTTAAGTGA